From Actinopolymorpha cephalotaxi, one genomic window encodes:
- a CDS encoding gluzincin family metallopeptidase, translating into MIGDSAQRVRRRAAPRRRFAARTLAALVAGILLVSGVFASTVAVMTGSAVPSAVGSLDSRGATRGAGDLAPAVRPTLAARSGHLTAQRVAVAEDLLGRQAAAIRSGDRRAYLATVDPRARAFAATAARTFDNLQRMRVRQVHFGTPVVDTRGFAPARRAALGPSAWVASAELSFRLAAGDTQPWRTTLRMVFVDRDGASYLAGDREGQGPDTSLPLWLTERIDVVHGEHSMVAGSAGRDELRRFARTADLAVRRVSEVWGRRWDQYVVVLVPPSQTQMERLIGVDSHTQTAVAAVTTSVGRPDPALASHIVVNPHTFDQIGSLGRLVVLTHEATHVASHATVSGMPVWLSEGFADYVGFHRSGLPSAVIAHEFLRDVHRRGAPDALPSGAEFDPRARALDEAYESAWTACRYVAYHWDQATLLRFYVAMDGARTKADQERVYRRVLGTSSDRFVQGWRAYVREHSDDD; encoded by the coding sequence GTGATCGGCGACTCTGCGCAGCGGGTACGCCGTCGGGCCGCTCCACGCCGACGGTTCGCGGCACGGACCCTCGCCGCCCTCGTCGCCGGCATTCTGCTGGTGTCCGGGGTGTTCGCGTCCACCGTGGCGGTGATGACCGGATCGGCTGTTCCGTCCGCGGTCGGCTCACTGGACTCCCGCGGCGCCACCCGCGGTGCCGGCGACCTCGCCCCGGCGGTCCGGCCCACGCTCGCCGCACGGAGTGGACACCTCACCGCCCAGCGCGTCGCCGTCGCGGAGGACCTGCTCGGCCGGCAGGCCGCCGCGATCCGGTCAGGTGACAGGCGTGCCTACCTCGCCACGGTCGACCCGCGGGCCCGTGCGTTCGCCGCGACAGCCGCCCGTACCTTCGACAACCTCCAGCGGATGCGGGTGCGCCAGGTGCACTTCGGCACCCCGGTGGTCGACACGCGCGGGTTCGCTCCCGCCCGGCGGGCCGCACTCGGGCCGTCCGCCTGGGTCGCCTCGGCCGAACTGTCCTTCCGGCTCGCCGCCGGCGACACCCAGCCGTGGAGGACCACGCTGCGGATGGTGTTCGTCGACCGCGACGGAGCCAGCTATCTCGCCGGCGACCGGGAAGGGCAGGGGCCCGACACGTCGCTGCCGTTGTGGCTGACCGAACGGATCGACGTCGTTCACGGCGAGCACAGCATGGTGGCGGGATCCGCCGGCCGGGACGAGCTTCGCCGCTTCGCGCGCACCGCCGATCTCGCGGTCCGGCGGGTGTCGGAGGTGTGGGGACGCAGGTGGGACCAGTACGTCGTCGTTCTGGTGCCACCCAGCCAGACGCAGATGGAACGACTGATCGGGGTCGACTCACACACCCAGACCGCGGTGGCGGCGGTGACGACCTCGGTCGGACGGCCCGATCCTGCCCTCGCCTCCCACATCGTGGTCAACCCGCACACGTTCGACCAGATCGGCAGCCTCGGCCGGCTCGTCGTCCTCACCCACGAGGCGACCCACGTCGCGTCGCACGCCACCGTGAGCGGCATGCCGGTGTGGCTGTCGGAGGGCTTCGCCGACTACGTGGGCTTCCACCGGTCCGGGCTGCCGTCCGCGGTGATCGCCCACGAGTTCCTTCGCGACGTGCACCGTCGCGGTGCTCCGGACGCGTTGCCGAGCGGCGCGGAGTTCGACCCGCGGGCCAGGGCGCTGGACGAGGCGTACGAGTCGGCGTGGACGGCCTGCCGCTACGTCGCGTACCACTGGGACCAGGCCACGCTGCTGCGCTTCTACGTCGCGATGGACGGTGCCCGGACGAAGGCCGACCAGGAACGCGTCTATCGGCGCGTCCTCGGCACCTCCTCCGACCGGTTCGTGCAGGGATGGCGTGCGTACGTACGAGAACACAGCGACGACGACTGA
- the trpD gene encoding anthranilate phosphoribosyltransferase: MAQQPALTWPRLLGLLLRGEDLSGEQASWAMGEILDGQITPVQVAGFAVALRLKGETVDEVDGMVRAMYAHARTIEVPGRAVDVVGTGGDGAHTVNISTMAALVAAGAGARVAKHGSRSASSLCGAADLLESLGIPLDLPPARVAEIAAEVGITFCFAPHFHAAMRHAAQTRRELGVPTTFNILGPLSNPARPQAQAVGVADPRMARIVAGVFAARGVDAFVFRGDDGLDELTTTTTSSVWVVGDGGVSEEKLDPADLGIAPAAADALRGGDVTFNTDACRRVLAGERGPVRDAVLLNAAAALAVHEPSTAPLLDRIRAGYARAEESVDEGRAEATLKRWVAAARG; encoded by the coding sequence ATGGCGCAGCAACCGGCCCTGACCTGGCCGCGGCTCCTCGGCCTGCTCCTGCGCGGGGAGGACCTCAGCGGCGAGCAGGCGTCCTGGGCGATGGGCGAGATCCTCGACGGTCAGATCACCCCGGTGCAGGTGGCGGGTTTCGCCGTGGCGCTGCGCCTGAAGGGGGAGACCGTCGACGAGGTCGACGGCATGGTCCGGGCGATGTACGCCCACGCCCGGACGATCGAGGTGCCCGGCCGCGCGGTGGACGTGGTGGGTACCGGCGGGGACGGCGCGCACACGGTCAACATCTCCACGATGGCCGCCCTGGTGGCCGCCGGCGCGGGCGCCCGGGTGGCCAAGCACGGCAGCCGCAGCGCCTCGTCCCTGTGTGGTGCGGCCGACCTGCTGGAGTCCCTCGGCATCCCGCTCGACCTGCCACCCGCCCGGGTAGCCGAGATCGCGGCCGAGGTGGGCATCACGTTCTGCTTCGCCCCGCACTTCCACGCCGCGATGCGCCATGCCGCGCAGACCCGGCGTGAGCTCGGCGTCCCCACGACGTTCAACATCCTCGGTCCGCTGTCCAACCCCGCCCGGCCGCAGGCCCAGGCGGTGGGTGTGGCCGACCCGCGGATGGCGCGGATCGTCGCCGGGGTCTTCGCCGCACGTGGCGTGGACGCCTTCGTCTTCCGTGGCGACGACGGGCTGGACGAGCTCACCACCACGACCACCTCGTCGGTGTGGGTCGTGGGCGACGGCGGGGTGAGCGAGGAGAAGCTGGACCCGGCCGACCTCGGGATCGCCCCGGCGGCGGCGGACGCCCTGCGCGGTGGCGACGTGACGTTCAACACAGACGCCTGCCGGCGGGTGCTCGCGGGTGAACGCGGGCCGGTGCGGGACGCTGTGCTGCTGAACGCCGCTGCCGCGCTCGCCGTGCACGAACCTTCCACCGCGCCGCTGCTGGACCGGATCCGCGCGGGCTATGCGCGTGCCGAGGAGTCGGTGGACGAGGGACGGGCCGAGGCGACCCTCAAGCGCTGGGTGGCCGCGGCCCGCGGTTAG
- the ctaE gene encoding aa3-type cytochrome oxidase subunit III, with product MAHVATATVEPTARFHGHPNRPSMVSVGTIVWLASELMFFAALFAAYFTIRAVSPDLWAQETAKLNVPFAFVNTTVLVLSSVTCQMGVFAAERGQVGRVGSILNPAKWGLREWFVLTYLMGAFFIGGQTYEYSELIHEGVSMSSTAYGSVFFLTTGFHGLHVTGGLIAFLLVLGRTFMTKRFTHEQAVSAIVVSYYWHFVDVVWIGLFATIYLIK from the coding sequence ATGGCGCACGTGGCGACAGCAACCGTAGAACCCACCGCGCGCTTCCACGGCCACCCGAACCGCCCCTCGATGGTCAGTGTCGGGACGATCGTGTGGCTGGCCAGCGAGCTGATGTTCTTCGCCGCGCTCTTCGCGGCATATTTCACGATTCGGGCGGTATCGCCGGACCTGTGGGCGCAGGAGACGGCGAAACTCAACGTCCCCTTCGCGTTCGTCAACACGACGGTGCTCGTGCTGTCGTCGGTGACCTGCCAGATGGGCGTCTTCGCCGCCGAGCGCGGCCAGGTGGGCCGGGTCGGCAGCATCCTGAACCCCGCCAAGTGGGGCCTGCGTGAGTGGTTCGTCCTCACCTACCTCATGGGTGCGTTCTTCATCGGCGGCCAGACCTACGAGTACTCCGAGCTGATCCACGAGGGCGTCTCGATGTCCTCCACGGCGTACGGCTCGGTGTTCTTCCTCACCACCGGCTTCCACGGCCTGCACGTGACCGGCGGCCTGATCGCCTTCCTGCTGGTCCTCGGTCGCACGTTCATGACGAAGCGGTTCACCCACGAGCAGGCGGTGAGTGCCATCGTGGTGTCGTACTACTGGCACTTCGTCGACGTCGTGTGGATCGGACTGTTCGCGACGATTTATCTCATCAAGTAG
- the qcrC gene encoding cytochrome bc1 complex diheme cytochrome c subunit has product MLSARRRNRFAGLVVVALALTVFGGVYAVASPSSKASADAAQSTQVEQGRRLFAVSCSSCHGMNAQGTNAGPPLIGVGAAAVDFQVATGRMPAQQPGAQIPKKPVAFSDEEIAALAAYVASLGPGPSVPSKQDLDTSDLSDAEIAQGGELFRTNCASCHNVAGKGGALTHGKYAPNIDGSSDRHIYEAMLTGPQNMPVFSNQVITPKNKRQIIAYLNELKQQPSQGGFGLGGLGPVSEGVAAWLAGLGACVVLAVWIAAKTARTTRTNGKGAQGK; this is encoded by the coding sequence ATCCTGAGCGCGCGACGTCGCAACCGGTTCGCCGGCTTGGTCGTCGTGGCCCTGGCGTTGACGGTCTTCGGCGGCGTCTACGCCGTCGCCTCCCCGTCGTCGAAGGCGTCCGCTGACGCCGCCCAGTCGACGCAGGTCGAGCAGGGCCGCAGGCTGTTCGCGGTGAGCTGCTCCTCCTGCCACGGCATGAACGCGCAGGGGACCAACGCGGGTCCGCCGCTGATCGGGGTCGGCGCCGCGGCTGTCGACTTCCAGGTCGCCACCGGGCGGATGCCGGCCCAGCAGCCGGGTGCCCAGATCCCGAAGAAGCCGGTCGCCTTCAGCGACGAGGAGATCGCGGCGCTGGCGGCCTACGTCGCCTCGCTCGGGCCGGGCCCGTCGGTGCCCTCCAAGCAGGACCTCGACACCTCCGACCTCAGCGACGCCGAGATCGCCCAGGGCGGTGAGCTGTTCCGTACCAACTGCGCCTCCTGCCACAACGTGGCCGGCAAGGGCGGTGCGCTCACCCACGGCAAGTACGCCCCCAACATCGACGGCTCGTCGGACAGGCACATCTACGAGGCGATGCTCACCGGCCCGCAGAACATGCCCGTGTTCTCCAACCAGGTGATCACGCCGAAGAACAAGCGGCAGATCATCGCCTACCTCAACGAGCTGAAGCAGCAGCCGAGCCAGGGCGGCTTCGGCCTCGGCGGTCTCGGCCCGGTGAGTGAGGGCGTCGCCGCCTGGCTGGCCGGACTCGGCGCCTGCGTCGTTCTCGCGGTGTGGATCGCGGCCAAGACCGCACGGACCACACGCACCAACGGAAAGGGAGCACAGGGCAAATGA
- a CDS encoding phosphotransferase family protein produces the protein MRPLPHGYTNRTVGDGSVVVKEYAGPDARGRRRREQMVLDRLAGTIPLPPLVSAGDLRLTTGFVRGTHGQDLLAPSEPPHRAAAVLAACGRTLREIHSVDPARLSGLPTSDGAPAVPDLPGGTVLVHGDYGPNNLLLDPANTAVTAVLDWEFAHLGSAIEDVAWCEWIVRTHHPDRTPLLGEFHAAYGGPPYAWPARRAVMVARCHALEAFCTRWKLGGEGARQWSRRAAVTAAWPE, from the coding sequence ATGCGACCTTTGCCACACGGTTACACCAACCGCACCGTCGGCGACGGTTCGGTCGTGGTCAAGGAGTACGCCGGTCCGGACGCGCGGGGCCGGCGGCGCCGGGAGCAGATGGTGCTCGACCGCCTGGCCGGCACGATTCCGTTGCCGCCGCTGGTTTCCGCCGGCGATCTCCGCCTGACGACCGGCTTCGTCCGCGGAACCCACGGCCAGGACCTCCTCGCGCCGAGCGAGCCGCCGCACCGGGCCGCCGCCGTGCTCGCCGCCTGCGGGCGCACTCTGCGGGAGATCCACTCGGTCGATCCGGCGCGCCTTTCCGGCCTGCCGACGTCGGACGGGGCGCCGGCCGTCCCCGATCTGCCCGGCGGCACCGTCCTCGTGCACGGCGACTACGGGCCGAACAACCTGCTCCTCGACCCCGCCAACACCGCCGTCACCGCCGTACTCGACTGGGAGTTCGCCCACCTCGGCTCCGCGATCGAGGACGTGGCCTGGTGCGAGTGGATCGTCCGGACCCACCATCCCGACCGGACTCCGCTGCTCGGCGAGTTCCACGCCGCGTACGGCGGTCCGCCGTACGCCTGGCCTGCCCGCCGGGCGGTGATGGTCGCGCGCTGTCACGCGCTGGAGGCGTTCTGCACCCGATGGAAGCTCGGCGGTGAGGGAGCTCGGCAGTGGTCCCGGCGCGCGGCCGTCACCGCGGCCTGGCCGGAGTGA
- a CDS encoding response regulator transcription factor — protein MSAEATASQSGSTAGSPPGSLRILVYSDDRTTRDKVRFGIGKRPERDLPPVEFVECATQYAVLKTLDAGGIDVVILDGEAVPAGGMGIARQLKDEIFNCPPILVLTGRVQDAWLATWSRAEAAVPYPIDPIALCRATVALARQRLAATSGR, from the coding sequence ATGAGCGCTGAAGCCACCGCGTCCCAGTCCGGTTCGACCGCCGGCTCGCCCCCGGGTTCCCTCCGGATCCTCGTCTACTCCGACGACCGGACCACCCGCGACAAGGTGAGGTTCGGCATCGGCAAGCGGCCCGAACGCGATCTTCCCCCGGTGGAGTTCGTCGAGTGCGCGACGCAGTACGCCGTCCTCAAGACCCTCGACGCCGGCGGCATCGACGTGGTGATCCTCGACGGGGAGGCGGTCCCGGCCGGAGGCATGGGGATCGCCCGCCAGCTCAAGGACGAGATCTTCAACTGCCCGCCGATTCTCGTGCTGACCGGACGGGTTCAGGACGCCTGGCTGGCCACCTGGTCGCGGGCCGAGGCGGCGGTTCCTTACCCCATCGACCCGATCGCCCTGTGCCGGGCGACGGTGGCCCTCGCCCGGCAGCGCCTGGCCGCCACCTCCGGCCGATGA
- a CDS encoding NYN domain-containing protein, protein MSNGAAASQDPPDDLGRPLPEPVRQRVVGMASDTLGELTADEVPSALRPFARFAPGRRARLAAIPIAAAVDADADFRARVADRIRTLVPDLAAAVTEGRRPSAVDPMDVAATAYVLRPEGWESVVGEVLDQLERETASLAGERESESLTRLREQVAEARAGVRQERDRRRHELAALKEENATLRRTLRQSRERTRAAEEEAARQAELAARAREDAAADTARAEAELRRLRTRIADAEAAIEVNRRSAREGRDLASVRLRLLLDTLVDAAQGLRRELALPPTQSRPADSVPAREAAAGGLPSGPEGVIPLETLLTVPQVHLVVDGYNVTKTAWPTLPLETQRTRLVTALGGVAARTGAEVTCVFDGAKLAVPPQLNTPRGVRVRFSPAGVSADDVIRQLVAAEPEGRPVVVVSSDREIADGVRRSGARPIASDALVRLLAR, encoded by the coding sequence GTGAGCAACGGAGCAGCGGCGTCGCAGGACCCGCCCGACGACCTGGGCCGGCCGCTGCCCGAGCCGGTGCGGCAGCGGGTCGTCGGAATGGCCTCCGACACTCTCGGCGAGCTGACCGCCGACGAGGTGCCCTCTGCTCTGCGGCCGTTCGCCCGGTTCGCCCCGGGCCGGCGCGCCCGGCTGGCGGCCATCCCCATCGCGGCGGCCGTCGACGCCGACGCCGACTTCCGGGCCCGGGTGGCCGACCGCATCCGGACCCTGGTGCCCGATCTCGCCGCGGCGGTGACCGAGGGCCGCCGACCGTCCGCGGTCGATCCGATGGACGTGGCCGCCACGGCGTACGTCCTGCGACCGGAGGGGTGGGAGAGCGTCGTCGGCGAGGTGCTCGACCAGCTCGAACGCGAGACCGCCTCGCTGGCCGGTGAGCGCGAGTCCGAGTCGCTCACCCGGTTGCGGGAGCAGGTGGCGGAGGCGCGCGCCGGAGTACGCCAGGAACGCGACCGGCGCCGGCACGAGCTCGCCGCGCTCAAGGAGGAGAACGCCACTCTGCGGCGCACCCTGCGCCAGTCCCGTGAGCGCACCCGGGCGGCGGAGGAGGAGGCGGCCCGGCAGGCGGAGCTGGCCGCCCGGGCCAGGGAGGACGCGGCAGCCGACACCGCCCGCGCGGAGGCCGAGCTGCGCCGGCTGCGGACCCGCATCGCGGACGCGGAGGCGGCGATCGAGGTCAACCGTCGTTCCGCGAGGGAGGGCCGTGACCTGGCCAGCGTCCGGTTGCGGTTGCTGCTGGACACGCTGGTGGACGCGGCGCAGGGGCTGCGCCGGGAGCTCGCACTGCCGCCCACGCAGTCGCGCCCGGCCGACTCGGTGCCCGCCAGGGAGGCGGCGGCCGGAGGGCTGCCGTCGGGGCCGGAGGGCGTCATTCCGCTGGAGACGTTGCTCACCGTGCCCCAGGTCCACCTCGTGGTGGACGGCTACAACGTGACCAAGACGGCCTGGCCGACCCTGCCGCTGGAGACCCAGCGCACCCGGCTGGTGACCGCGCTCGGTGGCGTGGCCGCCCGTACCGGCGCCGAGGTGACCTGCGTCTTCGACGGGGCGAAGCTCGCCGTGCCGCCGCAGCTGAACACCCCGAGAGGGGTGCGTGTCCGGTTCAGCCCGGCCGGGGTCAGCGCCGACGACGTGATCCGCCAGCTGGTGGCGGCCGAGCCGGAGGGGCGTCCGGTGGTGGTGGTGTCCAGCGACCGGGAGATCGCGGACGGGGTACGCCGCTCCGGCGCCCGCCCGATCGCTTCCGACGCGTTGGTGCGCCTGCTCGCGCGCTGA
- a CDS encoding class I SAM-dependent methyltransferase produces MTTKDRENLLYQLRYAVRNPAKVPPYARRLARDTVLRLRNRDHVDYYRAVMRSDASRSAEAAVGSKSHARWLALGRMQFDYLVEHGLQPGDRMLEIGCGNLRAGRLFVDYLDAGNYYGLDISPDILIAAQQTLVEDGLQDKVPHLTPVRDLRFEFLPDAYFNVVHAHSVFSHSPLPVIEECFAHVGRVLAPRGFFDFTFDRTEGREHQVLREDFYYRTETLLKLAQRHGLRGRFMADWEKRPHGQSKIRLGHA; encoded by the coding sequence GTGACGACGAAGGACCGGGAAAACCTCCTCTACCAGCTGCGCTACGCCGTGCGAAACCCGGCGAAAGTGCCGCCCTACGCCCGACGGCTCGCCCGGGACACGGTGCTGCGCCTGCGCAACCGCGACCACGTGGACTACTACCGGGCGGTGATGAGGTCCGACGCGTCCCGCAGCGCCGAGGCCGCGGTGGGCAGCAAGTCCCACGCGCGCTGGCTGGCCCTGGGCCGGATGCAGTTCGACTACCTCGTCGAACACGGCCTGCAGCCCGGCGACCGGATGCTGGAGATCGGCTGCGGAAACCTCCGCGCCGGACGGTTGTTCGTCGACTACCTCGACGCCGGCAACTACTACGGGCTGGACATCTCCCCCGACATCCTGATCGCCGCCCAGCAGACGCTGGTCGAGGACGGCCTGCAGGACAAGGTCCCGCACCTCACCCCGGTGCGCGACCTGAGGTTCGAGTTCCTGCCGGACGCGTACTTCAACGTCGTGCACGCGCACAGCGTCTTCTCGCACTCCCCGCTCCCGGTGATCGAGGAGTGCTTCGCCCACGTCGGCCGCGTCCTCGCTCCCCGCGGGTTCTTCGACTTCACCTTCGACCGCACCGAGGGACGAGAGCACCAGGTGCTGCGCGAGGACTTCTACTACCGCACGGAGACGCTGCTGAAGCTGGCCCAGCGGCACGGCCTGCGCGGACGGTTCATGGCCGACTGGGAGAAGCGGCCGCACGGCCAGTCCAAGATCCGGCTCGGCCACGCCTGA
- a CDS encoding DEDD exonuclease domain-containing protein — protein sequence MTVAEPSLPVQASFDELGTPLRDVTFCVVDLETTGGSPQQAGITEIGAVKVRAGEVLGEFQTLVNPGAAIPPFIAVLTGITDSMVSSAPGVGSALPAFLEFAQGCVLVAHNAPFDVGFLRAAAQEHGRPWPSFEVLDTARLARRVLTRDDAPNCKLATLARFFRSGTVPQHRALGDARATVDVLHGLFERLGPLGVHSLEELAAFSSRVTPAQRRKRHLADQLPHAPGVYVFTDDRGRVLYVGKSKDLRTRVRTYFTASETRSRMGEMVSLAAKVTGIECATPLEAEVRELRLIAAHKPRYNRRSRFPERATWLKVTVEPFPRLSLVREVKADAATYLGPFGSRRVAERAVAAIHEAFPIRQCTQRLSRTPRPGSACALAEMDRCVAPCVGAVDVQTYATHVDAIRHAVGADPTPVIEAATRRIGRLVVESRFEEASVHRDRMAAFVRAAARFQRMSALARCPELVAAKRTEEGGWEAHVVRYGRLAAAGVVPRGTPARAGVDEIVATAETVEPPPPPTPAATAEETERILAWLEQPGVRLVELAGEWSCPVGGAQAHTEWLDTAYAARDDVVPCQDRRRLRPTHRPAR from the coding sequence ATGACCGTCGCGGAACCCTCCCTGCCCGTCCAGGCGAGCTTCGACGAGCTCGGCACCCCCTTGCGGGACGTGACCTTCTGTGTGGTCGACCTGGAGACCACGGGGGGTTCGCCGCAGCAGGCGGGGATCACCGAGATCGGTGCGGTGAAGGTCCGGGCGGGCGAGGTGCTCGGGGAGTTCCAGACGCTGGTCAACCCGGGTGCGGCGATCCCGCCGTTCATCGCCGTGCTCACCGGCATCACCGACTCGATGGTGTCCTCGGCCCCGGGGGTCGGGTCCGCGCTGCCCGCGTTCCTGGAGTTCGCGCAGGGCTGCGTGCTGGTGGCGCACAACGCGCCGTTCGACGTGGGATTCCTCCGGGCCGCGGCGCAGGAGCACGGCCGGCCGTGGCCGTCGTTCGAGGTCCTGGACACCGCGCGGCTGGCCCGGCGGGTACTCACCCGCGACGACGCGCCCAACTGCAAGCTCGCCACCCTGGCCCGCTTCTTCCGTTCGGGCACCGTTCCCCAGCACCGCGCGCTCGGCGACGCCCGGGCGACGGTCGACGTGCTGCACGGGCTGTTCGAACGCCTCGGCCCGCTGGGCGTGCACTCCCTGGAGGAGCTGGCCGCGTTCAGCTCGCGGGTCACCCCCGCCCAGCGCCGCAAACGCCACCTCGCCGACCAGCTGCCGCATGCGCCGGGGGTCTACGTCTTCACCGACGACCGCGGCCGGGTGCTCTACGTCGGCAAGTCCAAGGACCTCCGCACCCGGGTGCGCACCTACTTCACCGCGTCGGAGACCCGCTCGCGGATGGGCGAGATGGTGAGCCTCGCGGCGAAGGTGACCGGCATCGAGTGCGCGACGCCACTGGAGGCGGAGGTACGCGAGCTGCGCCTGATCGCCGCGCACAAGCCGAGGTACAACCGCCGGTCCAGGTTCCCTGAGCGCGCGACCTGGCTCAAGGTCACCGTGGAGCCGTTCCCGCGGCTGTCACTGGTCCGTGAGGTGAAAGCCGACGCGGCGACCTACCTGGGCCCGTTCGGTTCCCGGCGGGTGGCCGAGCGGGCCGTCGCCGCGATCCACGAGGCCTTCCCGATCCGGCAGTGCACCCAGCGGCTGTCCCGCACCCCGCGCCCGGGCTCCGCGTGCGCGCTGGCCGAGATGGACCGGTGCGTGGCGCCGTGCGTCGGTGCGGTCGACGTACAGACGTACGCCACCCACGTCGACGCGATCCGGCACGCCGTCGGCGCCGACCCGACCCCGGTGATCGAGGCGGCCACCCGGCGGATCGGCCGGCTGGTGGTGGAGTCGAGGTTCGAGGAGGCGAGTGTCCACCGCGACCGGATGGCCGCCTTCGTCCGTGCCGCGGCCCGCTTCCAGCGGATGAGCGCCCTGGCGCGCTGTCCCGAGCTGGTCGCCGCGAAGCGCACCGAAGAGGGCGGCTGGGAGGCACACGTGGTGAGGTACGGCCGGCTGGCCGCGGCCGGCGTCGTTCCGCGCGGCACGCCCGCCCGCGCCGGAGTGGACGAGATCGTGGCCACCGCGGAGACGGTCGAGCCGCCACCTCCGCCGACACCGGCCGCGACCGCCGAGGAGACCGAGCGGATCCTCGCCTGGCTGGAGCAGCCCGGCGTACGCCTGGTCGAGCTCGCCGGCGAGTGGAGCTGCCCGGTCGGCGGCGCCCAGGCCCACACCGAGTGGCTGGACACCGCGTACGCCGCTCGTGACGACGTCGTACCCTGCCAGGACCGCAGGCGCCTGCGGCCGACCCACCGGCCGGCCCGATGA
- a CDS encoding C40 family peptidase: MSNRRTCPPGRALLAVGTATVALVAAVPGASYAEPRRDIGQVRKQVDDLYEQAEKAAEQANELNDQTKVIDRRLGKLDVDVARQQKRLNSMRGQIGQFAAAEYRAGAVDSTVQLLVAQDPKEYIAQMSTAEAFAGQQGDLLLQLQSEQKRLSEQKAARQAELARLRDARDAAKARKKQADANVAKAKTVLNQLTAAERRRVQAREQAADRPSRGQERIPLPSGSGRGATALAFARAQLGEPYVFGAAGPSSWDCSGLTMMAWQAAGVSLPHSSRSQYAMSAKVSRSQLRPGDLVLFYSDRHHIGLYAGNGMVLHAPRPGKSVEYLPMRYMPYAGAVRPG, translated from the coding sequence ATGTCCAATCGCCGCACCTGCCCACCCGGGCGCGCGTTGCTCGCCGTCGGCACCGCCACCGTCGCGCTCGTCGCCGCGGTCCCCGGGGCCAGTTACGCAGAACCCCGCCGCGACATCGGCCAGGTTCGCAAGCAGGTCGACGATCTGTACGAGCAGGCGGAGAAGGCCGCCGAGCAGGCCAACGAGCTGAACGACCAGACGAAGGTCATCGACCGCCGCCTCGGCAAGCTCGACGTCGACGTCGCCCGGCAGCAGAAGCGGCTGAACTCGATGCGCGGCCAGATCGGCCAGTTCGCCGCTGCCGAATACCGCGCGGGTGCCGTCGACAGCACGGTGCAGCTGCTGGTCGCGCAGGACCCGAAGGAATACATCGCGCAGATGAGCACTGCGGAGGCGTTCGCGGGACAGCAGGGGGATCTCCTCCTGCAGCTCCAGTCCGAGCAGAAGCGGCTGTCGGAGCAGAAGGCGGCCCGCCAGGCGGAGCTGGCCCGGCTCCGCGACGCGCGTGACGCCGCGAAGGCCCGCAAGAAGCAGGCCGACGCCAACGTCGCCAAGGCCAAGACCGTGCTCAACCAGCTCACCGCCGCCGAGCGGCGCCGGGTGCAGGCACGCGAGCAGGCGGCGGACCGGCCCTCCCGTGGGCAGGAGCGCATTCCGCTTCCGTCCGGCAGCGGCCGGGGTGCCACCGCGCTCGCGTTCGCCCGTGCCCAGCTGGGCGAGCCCTACGTCTTCGGTGCCGCTGGCCCGAGCAGCTGGGACTGTTCCGGTCTGACGATGATGGCCTGGCAGGCGGCGGGAGTGTCCCTTCCGCACTCATCCAGGTCGCAGTACGCCATGTCGGCCAAGGTGTCGCGTTCGCAGCTGCGGCCCGGTGACCTGGTGCTCTTCTACTCCGACCGGCACCACATCGGCCTGTACGCCGGAAACGGCATGGTTCTGCACGCGCCCCGCCCGGGCAAGAGTGTCGAATACCTCCCGATGCGATACATGCCGTACGCCGGCGCGGTGCGACCCGGATAG
- a CDS encoding Lrp/AsnC family transcriptional regulator, producing the protein MITAIVFVQADVARIPEVAQEIAELDGVSEVYSVTGDIDLIALVRVREHDQVADVVADQLNKVPGVLSTETHIAFRAYSQHDLEAAFSLGIPE; encoded by the coding sequence TTGATCACCGCCATCGTGTTCGTCCAGGCAGATGTCGCGCGCATCCCGGAGGTGGCCCAGGAGATCGCCGAGCTAGACGGCGTGAGCGAGGTCTACTCCGTCACCGGCGACATCGACCTGATCGCGCTGGTCCGCGTCCGCGAACACGACCAGGTGGCCGACGTCGTGGCCGATCAGCTCAACAAGGTGCCGGGCGTGCTGTCCACCGAGACCCACATCGCGTTCCGCGCCTACTCCCAGCACGACCTGGAAGCGGCGTTCAGCCTGGGCATCCCCGAGTAG